One region of Oryza sativa Japonica Group chromosome 10, ASM3414082v1 genomic DNA includes:
- the LOC107279164 gene encoding disease resistance protein RPM1, translated as MAEGVVGALIGKLGSALANEAASFASSIVCHEASALARLFGEIHEVKEELESMQAFLHGVERFKDTDETTGIFVKKMRGLTFEIEDVVDEFTYKLNDRHGGIAAKMKKRITHVKTWHRLAHKLHEIKAKLERADRRNVRYIMRGFDQESARRSTDHSKYKYEAFYVAREDNLVGIKTNKELLLNWLGDDLEQSSMITTVWGMGGVGKTTLVSHVYHTIKVDFDATAWLTVSNSYQVEDLLKHITSEFGIPSNATKLMENIHNHLQGKRYLLILDDVWGVDVWFNIRDAFPMDKNSRFVITSRNHQVALLATKNCIIEMKPLEEEHSWQLFCKEAFWKHEQKICPADIETLAHKFVDRCKGLPIAIACIGRLLSCKTPTYSEWEDVYNELEVQLTNNVIIDVNIILKVSLEDLPYNLKNCFLLCALYPEDYKIKRGKVTRHWMSAGFIPEKENKTFEEVAEGYLNELVNRSLLQVVDMNVAGKVTGCRMHDIIRILAITKANEECFCTIFDGTRTFSVEGARRLSIQCADIEQLSLSGATHHLRALYVFNNDICIHLLNSFLKCSNMLSTLDLSRVRIKSLPNEIFNLFNLRFLCLRHTGIEILSEEIGRLQNLEVLDVFNAGLSTIPKVIAKLRKLRYLYVGNLFLEDKYKVAVFTGTRVPEGIVHLTGLHSLQYVESNETILSHLGVFTEIRNLGVANTRTEHFSGLCNSIMKMIHLVHLRISALDDEQVLKVEALRLPPTLSILELKGQLEKESIHQSLSSLSHLHNLSKLVMAFSKLDQDSLYSLQMLHGLCFLHLMRAFEGEKLHFCAESFPKLRTLRVWDAPNLRQIEIEESAMQSLARLTLRDCPELMTIPDGIEHLAALEELHLEQVSEDLIEKLRRKGGEPSKDLLKINYIRKVTVRVIHKNIWERIR; from the coding sequence ATGGCTGAAGGCGTTGTAGGAGCCCTGATTGGGAAGTTGGGTTCTGCCTTAGCAAATGAGGCAGCTAGCTTCGCCTCATCAATTGTCTGCCATGAAGCGTCTGCTCTTGCAAGGCTCTTTGGTGAGATCCATGAGGTCAAGGAGGAACTGGAGAGCATGCAAGCCTTTCTCCATGGCGTTGAGCGGTTCAAGGACACGGATGAGACAACCGGCATTTTCGTCAAGAAAATGCGGGGCCTCACTTTCGAGATCGAGGATGTCGTCGATGAGTTCACCTACAAGCTGAACGACAGGCATGGAGGGATTGCAGCCAAGATGAAGAAGAGGATCACCCATGTTAAGACCTGGCACCGTCTTGCGCACAAGCTGCATGAGATCAAGGCCAAGCTTGAAAGAGCTGATAGGAGGAATGTTCGGTACATCATGAGAGGTTTTGACCAAGAATCAGCTAGGAGGAGCACTGATcattcaaaatataaatatgaagcCTTTTATGTTGCAAGAGAAGACAACCTTGTGGGGATCAAGACGAATAAGGAGTTGCTGTTGAATTGGCTCGGAGATGATTTGGAACAGAGTAGTATGATTACAACAGTTTGGGGGATGGGTGGAGTGGGTAAGACCACTTTAGTTTCCCATGTGTACCACACTATTAAAGTGGACTTTGATGCTACTGCATGGTTAACTGTCTCAAACAGCTACCAAGTTGAGGATTTGCTGAAGCATATTACTAGTGAATTTGGCATACCTTCCAATGCTACCAAGTTGATGGAGAATATTCATAACCATTTACAAGGTAAAAGATACCTTCTAATTCTCGATGATGTTTGGGGTGTTGATGTGTGGTTCAATATAAGGGATGCATTTCCTATGGATAAAAACAGCCGATTTGTTATTACCTCAAGAAATCATCAGGTAGCATTGCTAGCAACAAAAAATTGTATAATAGAAATGAAACCTCTAGAAGAGGAGCATTCATGGCAACTGTTTTGCAAGGAAGCATTTTGGAAACATGAACAGAAAATATGCCCAGCAGATATAGAGACTCTAGCTCACAAATTTGTGGACAGGTGTAAAGGTTTGCCCATTGCAATTGCATGCATCGGCCGCCTGTTATCGTGCAAAACCCCTACTTATTCTGAGTGGGAAGATGTGTATAATGAGTTGGAGGTGCAGCTGACgaataatgtgataattgatGTCAATATTATCCTGAAAGTCAGCTTAGAGGACCTCCCATACAATCTCAAGAATTGTTTTCTGCTGTGTGCATTATATCCAGaggattataaaataaaaagggGTAAGGTAACAAGGCACTGGATGTCTGCTGGATTTATACCGGAAAAGGAGAATAAGACATTTGAAGAAGTTGCAGAGGGATACCTTAATGAACTTGTAAATCGAAGCCTACTTCAGGTAGTGGACATGAATGTGGCTGGGAAAGTGACCGGTTGTAGAATGCATGATATTATCCGGATTCTTGCCATCACCAAAGCAAACGAGGAATGCTTCTGTACAATTTTTGATGGAACTAGAACATTTTCAGTAGAGGGAGCACGTCGCTTATCAATCCAATGTGCAGACATTGAACAATTGAGTTTATCAGGGGCGACTCATCATCTCCGTGCACTGTATGTTTTCAATAACGATATCTGCATTCACCTGTTGAATTCCTTCCTGAAATGTTCGAACATGCTGTCTACTTTGGATTTGTCACGTGTTCGTATCAAGTCACTGCCGAATGAGATATTTAACTTGTTTAATCTTCGTTTCTTGTGCCTTAGGCATACTGGTATTGAAATTCTCTCCGAGGAAATTGGACGATTGCAGAACTTAGAGGTTTTGGATGTGTTTAATGCTGGATTATCGACTATCCCAAAAGTTATAGCGAAGCTCCGGAAGTTGCGATACCTGTATGTTGGCAATTTATTTTTAGAGGACAAGTACAAAGTCGCAGTTTTCACTGGAACAAGGGTTCCTGAAGGCATAGTGCACTTGACAGGATTGCACTCACTTCAGTATGTTGAGTCAAATGAAACAATTTTGAGTCACCTCGGTGTTTTCACAGAGATAAGAAACCTTGGTGTTGCCAACACAAGAACTGAACACTTTTCTGGATTATGCAACTCTATCATGAAGATGATCCATCTTGTCCATTTGAGGATTTCAGCGTTAGATGACGAACAAGTGTTGAAAGTGGAAGCACTTCGTTTGCCTCCAACTCTCTCGATTCTCGAACTGAAGGGGCAGCTGGAGAAGGAGTCAATCCATCAGAGTCTATCATCCTTATCACACCTCCACAACCTATCCAAGTTGGTAATGGCATTCTCAAAGCTTGACCAAGACTCTCTTTACAGCCTTCAGATGTTGCATGGTCTATGCTTTCTTCACCTTATGAGAGCTTTTGAAGGGGAGAAACTGCATTTTTGTGCAGAATCCTTCCCGAAACTCCGGACATTACGAGTGTGGGATGCTCCAAATCTCAGACAAATTGAAATAGAAGAAAGTGCAATGCAAAGCCTTGCAAGGCTAACACTTCGTGACTGTCCAGAACTGATGACAATTCCTGATGGCATTGAGCACCTAGCAGCTCTGGAGGAACTTCATCTTGAACAAGTAAGCGAGGATCTCATAGAGAAGCTTCGGCGAAAAGGTGGGGAACCAAGTAAAGATCTTCTGAAGATCAATTACATAAGGAAAGTCACTGTTCGAGTAATCCACAAAAATATTTGGGAGAGAATTCGGTGA